In Bacteroidales bacterium, the following are encoded in one genomic region:
- a CDS encoding RNA methyltransferase, producing the protein MKKLSMAQLNRLSAEEFKNSDKMPVIIVLDDVRSAYNVGSIFRTADAFRVSGIYICGISARPPHKDISKTALGATESVEWKYFQDVAAAVSLLKEEGFMVYAIEQVDESIPLEQFQPELGSKIALIFGHEVFGVKEGLLPLVDGCIEIPQFGTKHSFNVAISAGIVLWELSKKMEELMIRGA; encoded by the coding sequence ATGAAAAAGCTGTCAATGGCTCAACTTAACCGACTGTCGGCCGAAGAGTTCAAAAACTCTGATAAGATGCCGGTTATTATCGTGTTGGATGATGTGCGCAGCGCTTATAATGTGGGATCGATTTTCAGGACTGCCGATGCGTTCCGGGTTTCCGGCATTTATATTTGCGGCATTTCAGCGAGGCCGCCACACAAGGATATTTCCAAAACCGCCCTGGGAGCTACGGAATCAGTGGAATGGAAATACTTCCAGGATGTTGCAGCAGCGGTCAGTTTGTTAAAAGAAGAAGGTTTCATGGTTTATGCTATTGAGCAGGTTGATGAAAGCATTCCGCTGGAGCAGTTTCAGCCTGAATTAGGGTCGAAAATCGCCCTCATATTTGGCCACGAAGTTTTTGGGGTAAAGGAAGGATTGCTTCCTCTTGTTGATGGCTGCATAGAAATCCCGCAATTTGGCACGAAACATTCGTTCAACGTTGCTATCAGTGCAGGGATTGTCCTCTGGGAACTATCGAAAAAGATGGAAGAATTGATGATCCGGGGAGCTTGA
- the mutS gene encoding DNA mismatch repair protein MutS, translated as MSNDPDIIDTPLMRQYATIKAKYPDALLLFRVGDFYETFGEDAVKTSKILGIVLTRRANGAASYVDLAGFPYHALDTYLPKLVRAGQRVAICDQLEDPKLTKKIVKRGVTELVTPGVSYNDKVLDHKENNFLCSLQLGDKVSGIAFLDISTGEFYAAQGNNDYIDKLLQGFKPSEVIIQKSKRERFQQLFGNKFYTYTFDDWVFTEDFAKDILTAHFGTTSLKGFGVEDMPHAVVAAGGAFHYLAETHHDKIRHIVKISRIEEDKYVWLDRFTVRNLELVSSINEKGRTLMDVIDRTLTPMGSRMMRRWIVLPLKERKPIEERLDIVEFLMKHNEFAETLSKQFKLTGDLERLISKVAVSRITPREVVQFKRALYAAEEIKNICERTGHAALQKISEQLNPCKIIRDRIENEIQDDPPTAVSKGGVMKNGVSPELDELRGLLFSGKDYLQKLQQREIARTGITSLKVGYNNIFGYYLEVTNSHKDKVPSEWNRKQTLVGAERYITEELKDYEQKILGAEEKILVLESRLYDELIQDLADYIRPVQLNANWIAHLDCLLSFAVIAKENNYRRPEINDSFEIEIKEGRHPVIELELPLGEKYVSNDISLDHEKQQIIIITGPNMSGKSALLRQAALIVLMAQLGSFVPAEEAKIGLVDKIFTRVGASDNISSGESTFMVEMNETASILNNISTRSLILLDEIGRGTSTYDGISIAWAITEFLHEHPAYRPKVLFATHYHELNEMAATHKRIRNYHISVKEIGNQVIFLRKLCKGGSEHSFGIHVARMAGMPPKVIERANELLKLLERSHSNDELAKMAKELATTDKDQFQLSFIQLDDPLLEQIKQDILHTDIDNLTPLEALMKLHTIRKRLGGTET; from the coding sequence TTGAGCAACGATCCCGATATCATTGACACCCCGTTGATGCGGCAATATGCCACCATCAAGGCCAAATACCCGGATGCACTTCTGCTATTCCGCGTGGGTGATTTTTATGAAACCTTCGGTGAGGATGCGGTCAAAACATCAAAAATACTGGGTATCGTGCTTACCAGGCGTGCTAATGGCGCGGCTTCCTATGTCGACCTGGCCGGGTTTCCCTATCACGCCCTCGATACCTACCTGCCTAAACTGGTCAGGGCCGGACAACGGGTAGCAATTTGTGATCAGCTTGAAGACCCTAAACTGACCAAGAAGATTGTTAAACGGGGTGTAACGGAACTGGTTACACCCGGGGTTTCTTACAACGATAAGGTACTGGATCATAAGGAGAATAATTTCCTTTGCAGCCTGCAGTTGGGAGATAAGGTCTCCGGCATCGCTTTTCTCGACATTTCAACCGGTGAATTTTATGCCGCCCAGGGTAATAATGATTATATCGATAAGCTTTTGCAGGGTTTCAAGCCCAGTGAGGTTATAATCCAGAAAAGCAAGCGGGAGCGTTTCCAGCAGCTTTTCGGGAACAAATTTTACACTTATACTTTTGATGACTGGGTATTTACGGAAGATTTCGCGAAAGATATCCTGACTGCCCATTTCGGCACCACTTCGCTGAAAGGCTTCGGCGTGGAGGATATGCCCCATGCGGTGGTGGCCGCAGGCGGTGCTTTCCATTACCTGGCTGAAACGCACCACGATAAAATCCGGCATATCGTCAAAATTTCCCGGATTGAAGAAGACAAATATGTCTGGCTCGACCGGTTCACGGTACGCAACCTGGAACTGGTCAGCTCGATCAACGAGAAGGGCAGGACCCTCATGGACGTGATCGACCGGACGCTGACACCGATGGGATCAAGGATGATGAGGCGGTGGATCGTTCTGCCGCTCAAGGAACGCAAGCCCATTGAAGAAAGGCTGGATATCGTGGAATTCCTGATGAAGCATAACGAGTTTGCTGAAACCCTGAGTAAGCAATTTAAGCTGACCGGGGACCTGGAACGGCTCATCTCGAAGGTTGCAGTGAGCAGGATTACGCCGCGCGAAGTAGTACAATTTAAAAGAGCCCTTTATGCCGCTGAAGAGATTAAGAATATATGCGAAAGGACCGGACATGCTGCCCTTCAGAAGATTAGCGAGCAGTTGAACCCCTGCAAGATAATACGTGACCGCATCGAAAACGAAATTCAGGACGATCCGCCTACCGCGGTAAGCAAAGGAGGTGTGATGAAGAACGGGGTTTCGCCCGAATTGGATGAACTGAGGGGATTGCTTTTTTCCGGGAAAGATTATCTTCAGAAGCTACAACAGCGGGAGATTGCCCGCACCGGGATCACTTCGCTGAAGGTGGGCTATAATAACATCTTCGGCTATTATCTTGAAGTAACCAATTCACATAAAGACAAGGTTCCTTCAGAATGGAACCGCAAACAGACGCTGGTCGGCGCGGAACGTTACATCACCGAAGAGCTGAAGGATTACGAACAGAAGATACTCGGGGCGGAAGAAAAGATCCTCGTCCTTGAAAGCCGCTTGTACGATGAACTGATCCAGGACCTGGCCGATTACATCCGCCCGGTGCAGCTAAATGCCAACTGGATAGCCCATCTCGACTGCCTGCTGTCCTTTGCCGTCATTGCCAAAGAAAATAATTACCGCCGTCCTGAGATCAACGACAGTTTTGAAATCGAGATCAAAGAGGGCCGCCACCCGGTCATTGAACTAGAATTACCGTTAGGGGAGAAATATGTTTCCAACGACATCAGTCTTGATCACGAAAAGCAGCAGATCATCATCATCACAGGGCCAAACATGTCGGGTAAATCGGCTTTATTGCGCCAGGCGGCACTGATTGTGCTGATGGCCCAGTTAGGCTCTTTCGTCCCGGCAGAGGAGGCGAAGATCGGGTTAGTCGACAAGATATTCACCCGTGTCGGGGCATCGGATAATATCTCTTCCGGGGAATCGACATTCATGGTGGAGATGAACGAAACTGCCAGCATCCTCAACAATATAAGCACCCGCAGCCTGATCCTGCTTGACGAAATTGGCCGTGGCACCAGCACATACGACGGCATTTCGATCGCCTGGGCGATCACCGAATTTCTTCACGAGCACCCTGCATACCGGCCCAAAGTGCTCTTTGCCACACATTACCATGAGCTGAACGAGATGGCTGCCACACACAAGCGGATACGGAACTACCATATATCGGTTAAAGAGATTGGCAACCAGGTGATCTTCCTGCGCAAATTATGCAAGGGAGGCAGTGAGCATAGCTTCGGTATCCATGTGGCCCGCATGGCCGGCATGCCGCCGAAGGTCATCGAAAGGGCCAATGAATTACTCAAACTGCTGGAGCGTTCTCATAGCAACGACGAACTGGCAAAGATGGCCAAAGAGCTCGCCACAACCGATAAAGACCAATTCCAGCTTTCCTTTATTCAGCTTGATGATCCTCTTTTGGAACAGATCAAGCAGGATATCCTGCACACCGATATCGACAATCTTACACCTCTCGAAGCGCTGATGAAGCTGCATACGATCAGGAAACGGCTTGGAGGAACAGAGACATGA
- a CDS encoding PorT family protein, which translates to MKKIIIFTILLSSFVSASFAQLELKPAIGINAARFDSNPSFKTDPDSLIANGRAGFQIGASLAIGRNMYVEPGIFYNKMNQSFTPANTEKSVFTYNTSFIRIPVNFGFKLIGKNSNFASLRIFLGPSMFIPVNVKENSYPLVKADLKSPQFDIAAGAGLNIWFLFLDVSYGWGLTPQFKDDSIEAKMQSFYANLGFRFKLKNDDE; encoded by the coding sequence ATGAAAAAGATCATCATTTTTACAATCCTTCTAAGCTCTTTTGTATCTGCCAGCTTTGCCCAGCTTGAGCTCAAACCTGCAATCGGGATCAATGCCGCCCGTTTCGACAGTAATCCAAGTTTTAAAACTGATCCTGACAGCCTGATTGCTAATGGCCGCGCAGGATTTCAGATTGGTGCAAGCCTTGCTATCGGCAGAAATATGTATGTCGAGCCGGGTATTTTCTACAACAAAATGAACCAATCTTTTACCCCGGCAAATACGGAAAAATCTGTATTTACCTATAATACAAGCTTTATAAGAATCCCGGTTAATTTTGGTTTTAAGCTTATTGGGAAAAATTCAAACTTTGCCAGCCTAAGAATATTTTTAGGGCCATCGATGTTTATTCCGGTTAATGTCAAGGAAAACAGTTATCCCCTGGTTAAAGCAGACCTGAAAAGTCCACAGTTCGATATCGCTGCCGGTGCCGGGTTGAACATCTGGTTTCTTTTCCTTGATGTCAGTTATGGATGGGGCCTGACGCCCCAGTTCAAGGATGATTCAATCGAAGCTAAAATGCAGTCGTTTTATGCAAACCTGGGGTTCAGGTTCAAACTGAAGAATGACGATGAGTAA
- a CDS encoding serpin family protein: MKPFIALFLLVFMISAVSCKKDPEGPKQPKPIYLPEKAGEVIAGSNGFGIDLFRVTALQEDGNLMLSPLSAGTALTMLLNGCNSQTYVQIRDMLGYEGLTLDEINSTYRSLIEQLLAVDPEVQLALANAVWYRQDFLVKQTFLEVMDSSFESQIGALDFSQPSALETINKWASDNTNGKIPKVLEEIEPDMVMLLMNALYFKGTWTYQFETNQTAIAPFHLENGSAVNVDMMRSLIPVKMYSGNGAAAVELPYGRQNFSMVIILPDNSLGEYLTDFDKADWSSITAALDAITEPGEAEMIVPKFKFDYEKYLNDQLKTLGMMDAFDPYLADLSGISDADIYVDFVKQNTYVDVNEEGTEAAAVTTIGIKEVSMPPSFTVDKPFIFAIRERTTNTLLFIGKVENPTY; the protein is encoded by the coding sequence ATGAAACCATTTATCGCCCTGTTCCTGCTTGTTTTCATGATTTCAGCAGTTTCCTGCAAAAAAGACCCGGAAGGGCCAAAACAACCAAAACCCATATATCTCCCCGAAAAAGCCGGTGAAGTTATTGCCGGTAGCAATGGCTTTGGCATCGATCTCTTCCGGGTTACGGCTTTACAAGAGGATGGCAACCTGATGCTTTCGCCGCTCAGCGCCGGCACGGCCCTTACCATGCTGCTCAATGGCTGCAATTCCCAGACTTATGTGCAGATCAGGGATATGCTGGGGTATGAAGGATTGACCCTTGATGAGATTAACAGTACTTACCGAAGTCTTATTGAGCAGTTGCTTGCTGTGGACCCTGAAGTTCAGCTTGCCCTGGCTAATGCAGTCTGGTACCGGCAGGATTTTTTAGTGAAGCAAACTTTCCTGGAGGTGATGGACAGCTCCTTTGAATCACAGATCGGAGCACTGGATTTCAGTCAGCCTTCAGCGCTTGAAACAATTAACAAATGGGCGAGCGACAATACCAATGGTAAGATTCCGAAAGTGCTTGAGGAAATTGAACCTGATATGGTTATGTTGCTGATGAATGCGCTGTATTTCAAAGGGACATGGACCTATCAGTTTGAAACAAACCAGACAGCAATCGCTCCCTTCCACCTTGAAAACGGAAGCGCCGTTAATGTCGATATGATGAGAAGCCTTATTCCGGTGAAAATGTATTCGGGCAACGGCGCTGCTGCAGTTGAACTCCCTTACGGCCGCCAGAATTTCTCGATGGTGATCATACTTCCTGATAATTCATTAGGAGAATATCTTACGGATTTTGACAAAGCGGATTGGAGTAGTATAACTGCCGCTTTGGATGCTATAACGGAGCCTGGGGAAGCTGAAATGATCGTGCCGAAATTTAAATTCGATTATGAGAAATACCTGAACGATCAGTTGAAAACACTTGGAATGATGGATGCTTTTGATCCATACCTGGCAGATCTTTCCGGCATTTCCGATGCGGATATTTACGTGGATTTTGTAAAACAGAATACTTATGTTGATGTGAACGAAGAAGGAACGGAAGCGGCCGCGGTTACAACGATCGGTATCAAGGAAGTAAGCATGCCGCCTTCATTTACCGTTGACAAGCCGTTCATTTTCGCGATAAGGGAAAGGACAACGAATACATTGCTGTTTATAGGTAAGGTTGAGAATCCGACATATTAA
- a CDS encoding OmpA family protein codes for MKKPSILIAIGVMTKLKNSIADALMNYKTDELYVYIKDGNVYVSLEEKLLFKSGSDVVNPQGKEALKSLAKVLNSTKDITVMIEGHTDNVPIKTNLFEDNWDLSTARATSIVRILTKDNGFDSNRITASGRGEFHPVKTNETAEGRAGNRRTEVILSPDLKELYTLLDQ; via the coding sequence ATGAAAAAGCCCTCTATCCTGATAGCTATCGGGGTGATGACCAAGCTTAAAAATTCAATAGCCGATGCGCTGATGAATTATAAAACTGATGAGCTATACGTTTACATTAAAGACGGAAACGTTTATGTTTCGCTCGAAGAAAAATTGCTGTTCAAATCGGGTAGCGATGTGGTTAATCCTCAAGGAAAAGAAGCGCTCAAATCTCTTGCCAAGGTGCTTAACAGTACCAAAGACATCACTGTGATGATTGAAGGCCATACGGATAATGTCCCCATTAAAACAAATCTATTTGAAGATAATTGGGATCTCAGCACAGCAAGAGCCACATCCATTGTACGTATTTTGACAAAAGACAATGGCTTTGATTCGAATCGTATCACGGCATCAGGCAGAGGAGAATTTCACCCCGTAAAAACGAATGAAACAGCTGAAGGACGTGCCGGCAATCGCAGAACTGAAGTCATCTTATCCCCTGACTTGAAAGAGCTTTATACGCTATTGGATCAATAA